The genome window atcaaagactctgcaaggctattttgagtgtgaacatgagctacaggATATTccatttttatcccaattgataaacaataatcattaaatgcttgggatgaaaactcagcaGCATTATCAAGTCGAATAGACTTAATTGAATTATCGGAAAACTGTGCCCGTAATCGAActatttgtgccattaattttgcaaacgccaggttgcgagatgacaataggcacacatgagaacatctagaagatgcatctattaacaccataaaatatctaaacgacccactaggtgggtgaataggttcataaatatccccttgtatacgttccaaaaacgcaggggactcaatcccaacctttgttggtgatggtctaataatcaacttgccttgataacaagaagtgcaagaaaactcattatttaaaagaatctttaaattctttaatggatgcccatttgagttatctataattcgtctcatcataattgatccaggatgtcccaatcgatcatgccaaagtacaaaagtattggaattaGAAATCTTTTAGTTTAtgatagaatgtgcctcaattgcactaattcttgtccaatacatgccacaagataaagatggaaacttctcaataacccttttttggtcagagacattcttggtaacgatgagatattcgagattattctcatctattgtctcaatatgaaatccatttcgacggatatctttcaaactcaacaagttcctcttggacttggaggataacattgcattctctatgataagtattgttcccttAGGCAGAATTATATtagctcttccagagccttcaattagattactactaccagaaattgtagtaacatctgcattacacatacttaaatgagagaaatatttcttctctttaaATATTATATGTGttgtacatgaatcaattaagcaaatatttttacaattgaactttgatccaagtttgctTTGAAAGATATCCATATTTGCTTCCCATGGTTTGGCATACAAAAGAagtatatgaataaatattagtatttttagagaaaaggaaaagaaataaagttaAACCAATAATTTAATAGTGACCTTTTAATGCATTTTCTAGTAAATTCTAattattatacaaataattacgcagcaaaaataatataattataagtacatgaaaaaaaatattaaggGTGAAGTAACAAAAGTTGTTCTAGGGTGCTTGTAAACATCTTCTTAAAGAGAATTAAAGTAACGTAAAGGAAAATCAATAGGAATTAAAAGATCAGTGAGACTAGGACACTAATTACTTAGATATTActccttgtttgtgaaatttatgaaatttaggaaatacatatatttttaaaaactacATAAGAAGTATTATTAAGTGCAATAAATATTACAAGATGTTTATTCATTAGTTATTACGAATAggaaaacataaaaatcaaaatactcaatcatctTTAATCATAGATTCATCACCGATCGAGTGGTTTATTTTTCCATCAGGGTGTTCAAAAAAATCTGTCACATCCAAGTGGGTGTCAAATTCATTGTCATAGACAAAATTAGCTTCAGGAGCTTTATCCTTTAGagatgcttgataaagctcaaccaaatgTTTTGGTATGCGACAAATATTTGCCCAATGCCCTTTTCCATCGCAACGATAACATTCAGTTTCTGAACCATTTGCCCTTGGCCCTTTCcacttttggtggttattttTCTTTTGGGGGTGATTAACACCAGGAAAATTTTTTCCTTGGCCACGGCCACGACCACGACCACGAACAGGGCCACGACCTTTTCCACGCTTAGAATAATGGGAATACACCTCATTCACTTCAGGCAATGGTGTAGACCCGGTGGGTCGATTTTCGTGATTTCTCATGAGCAAGTCATTGTTTCGTTCATCCATAAGAagaagagaaatcaactcagaatACTTCTTGAAATCTTTCTCTCGGTACTGCTGTTGCAAgaccatattggaggcatgaaacgttgtgaatatttttttcaagcatatcataaTCAGTGATAGTATCTCCAcagagtttcaatttagaagtaattctgaacatcgcataattatattcagaaacagacttaaagtcttagagcctcagatgagcccaatcatatcgtgcttgtGGAATAGTGAGcaactttaagttgtcatatctttcctttaagccattccacaaaataaatggatctttgactgtgagatattctatcttcaacccttcatcaaggtgatggcgcaagaaaatcaaggccttagcacagtcttgggtagatgctttatttttatctttaatggcgtctccaagacccattgcatctaaatggattccagcatccaacacccatgt of Nicotiana tomentosiformis chromosome 7, ASM39032v3, whole genome shotgun sequence contains these proteins:
- the LOC138895741 gene encoding uncharacterized protein; protein product: MVLQQQYREKDFKKYSELISLLLMDERNNDLLMRNHENRPTGSTPLPEVNEVYSHYSKRGKGRGPVRGRGRGRGQGKNFPGVNHPQKKNNHQKWKGPRANGSETECYRCDGKGHWANICRIPKHLVELYQASLKDKAPEANFVYDNEFDTHLDVTDFFEHPDGKINHSIGDESMIKDD